DNA sequence from the Pseudoduganella plicata genome:
AGCCCACGGCCTATCCTGGCGCGAAGTACAAGGAAGTCGTGGTCATCTTCAACGTGGACAAGGCGGCGAAGAGCGTCGCCATCCCCGAGCTGGGCGGACGCAGGCTGCAGCTGCACCCGATCCAGCGCCAGGGATCGGATGCCGTCGTCAAGGCGTCCGTGTATGACGCCCGCACCGGCGGCTTCACGATCCCTGCACGCACGGCCGCGGTGTTCGTGCAGCACGCGAACGACTGACGGACGGCGGGCGTCAGTAAACTGATGCCCGCTTTGCCGTGTTGTAGATGCCGTACTGGCTGTACCACACCAGGTTGCCCCAGCTCGTGGTGCCCGACCAGCCGCTCAGGAGGTCGAGCCACGCGTTGGGGCCGTCGTTGCCGGCCGTCGACCACGCCACCGTGCCGACGCCAAACTGCTGCGCCCACTGCATCAGCCGCGGCGCATCGACGCGGGAGTTCAGGTTGTTGGCGCCGTTGTTGTAGTCGTAGCCGAACTCGCCGATCAGCAGCGGCAACCCGTTGCTGCGGTAATCACGCATGGCGTTGTAGATGTCGTCCGGGTTGTTGAACGTGCCGTACATGTGGACCGAAAACAGCAGATTGTGGCGCGGATCGTGCTCCAGCAGGTCGTGGCCGTACCACAGGCCCCCGTTCGGATTGCCGCCGTAGTCGGGATTGTCGATGACGAGCGTCGTCGTCAGGCCCGCGTTGCGCAGCGTCGTGATGGGCCCCTTGTAATCGTCGCGCCACTGCAGCGGCGTCTTGCCCGCATCGCCCCACTCGTTGGCGATATTAATCATCGACGTGCGTTCGTGCTTTTTCAGCACGGCGAGGACGTCGCTGCGCACCCAGTAGTCGGCCATCCGCTGCAGCAGCGCGGCGTCGTTGTTGCCGGTGCCGTCGTGCAGCTCGACAATGGACACCATCTTGCGGGCTTCGATGGCGGTCAGGATCTGATCAAGCCGCGCTGCGCTGCCGCCCATTGTCCAGACGACGCGGACCAGGTTCGTGCGGCGCGCGGCCAGATTGTCCAGCACGTTGTAGGCCTGCGCATCGAACCACGCATGGGGATTGTTGACGCCGCGCGCGACGAAGGCATTGCCTTTCGCATCGTTCAACACGGCACCCGCCACGCGGAATCCCTTGAACACCACCTGGCACGACATGCCGTTTTCCCAGCCCCAGCCGTCGCCATCGGGATCCGACGCCGCGCTTGCGCAATCGAGCGCCGCCAGCGCGCTGCCCGCCACGAAGCACAGCATCGCGCCTGCGAGCAGAATCGGTTTCAAATGGTTTTTCATCGAGCGTCTCCAGTCCTGTTATGGGGGCTCGATTATAGGAACCGTGGCGCCGTCCGCCTGTTGTGCCGCATTCTTGCGGCGTAGTTTAGCGGTTGGCGCGCTAAACGATCGTCACCTGCTTTCCGGCGGCCGGTTCACCGCGGCGAAATCCGGGTCTCGAGAAAGGCGAGATAGCGGGGATCGTCTTCCATGAAGATATCGATGCCGCCGCCCATATTCGCCCGCGTGAGCTCATCGGCCGCATTGTCGAGTTGATGGCGCTCGAAATACAGCTGCCCCAGACGGAGGTGGATATATGGATTGCCCGGGCCTCCCGGGCACTGTACGGCGTTCTGAAAAGACTTCAACGCCTTCTCGTACTTCTCCAGCCGGAAGTGCACATTCCCCAGCGCGCTGTAGATCCACGTCGCCGCCTGCCAGTCGCGGTGCTCGGCGGGCAGCAATCGGAGTGCCGCGAGGTAGTGCTGCTTGGCCGGTTCGAGCTGACCGGTTGCGGCGAGGTTGTCGCCCTGCTTGCACAGATCGGCGATCTGGGCGTGGATGGGGTCGGGGGGCTGGGATGCAACGCTGGGTATAGAAGCCACTGTCATTCTTCTCCTTGCGTTCGCTGATCAACGTGGATGCTTACGGGTATGCCTCTTCGAAACGGCTGATCTTTTCCGAGATCGATACAATTTCGGGCGGTGATCGGACTTTCAAAGCCTTTTTCAACAGCGTCGCTGCCCGCTGTATCGTTTTCTGATCGGCACTGGCGTTCGAATCTTCGGTCATAGCGTCAATCATCGCTCCAAGCACATACACTTCTGCGGTGGCGGCATGCGCTTCGATATAACTCACCGCATCGTCCAGTGCTGCGCAATACAGCACCTCGAAAGCGAAGGCGCGATAAAACACGTCGCCGGTATCGCCCTCGAGAATTCGCAAGGATACTGCCGCAGCACGTTGCTTGTCCCGCCGCTCCAGTTCCATCAGTGCATTCGACGCTTCGTCGAAGTCCTCGGGCTCGATCGACATCGCCTCGAGTGCGTTCGGGTGTAGCGGGCTCGTCTTCTCGCTATGCATGACCGGTCCGTCCAAAAGTGCGTCCGTCAGCTAAACCGTCTCGAACGATTGCCTGCCGAGATCGACCCATCGGCATATCTAGAGACGCGTGATATGCAAGACCTTTGAGTCAGCCCAGATTGACGATCCGGACATTCAACGCTTTCAGACGCGTAAAAACGGCAGTCGCCAGCTCCTCATTGCTTATCGGCAAATCAAATTCGCGCCCCTCGGCGTTGCGATAACAAAGCATCTCGGAGAAAGGCGTTCGCTCGATGTAGTAGTCTCCAAGCTGAAGACCAGTTCCAAACAGGAAATCTTCCACGTGCTGTTCAAGGTTATCCACGCTATCGTCCTTTCACGGGTATAGGATCTTTATTGAAACCCGGATAAAAAATCGTATTGTCAGTATCGCCGGCCCCCCAGAAAATCCTCGTAGGTGCCGGCCTGGCGTCTGGATTCTGGCTTAGTTCCCTGAAGTAACGAGCATTGACCATATTCATATCTTGCGTAGACGGCCAAAGCTTCATGGAGTTGTCATTAGGATGAACGTGACCTATCAAACGAGCATCCCGCGGAACCGGGCTCGACCAGCCATCCCCGCTGTACAGCTTCTTCACAATCGCGCCGTCAATACGTTCAGTGACCAGCGCAAACTCTATTTTGCGTCCACCTAAGGTTCCCAACTCGTAGACATCGCCAAATCGCACTGTCCGATCAGTAATGATAACGCCATGCTCCCCAGGAAGCGCCCCCGTTGCCTTCATCTCGGCCATACTGCTGTGCGTTCCAAGCCCTTCCGTACGAGGGTATCTTGAGCCCCCAGTTCCGCCATTCTGAGCGACCACATCCGTTCTGCTCGCCGCGCCCTGTCGCGTCCACGGGATTTTCGGCGCCGCCTTGGCCCCCAAAAATCCGCCCAGGAAGCTGCCGGCGATAGCCGACCATTTCTGGCCATCGCTGCCTTCACCGAATACCTTCCCACCCAGCCAGCCGCCACCATACCCGCCGGCAAAGGCGCCAATGAGGCCACCGACGGCGACGACGGGCCCGGCCAGCACGATCGCCGAGCCTACACCAACGATCAGCAACGATGCATGCACCCATCCGGGCACCAAGTTTTCCGGGTTGATCGTGTCAGTCTGCTGCGTCCCGCCGCCAATATAGACGTTACCCGATGCTTTAGTGATCGATCCGCCGCAGCCGGTCTTGTCGTCCACCCGGGCGGCGGGTTGGCCGTTGATGTAGACCTGGCCGCTGCCCGTGGCGATCGGGATCGGCGGGCCCGGGTGCTTGGAGCACAGCGCCATGTCGATGTGCGCCCGGGCGGCCGCCAGGCCGTTGATGAACACATCCGTCGAGCCCGTCGTCGCGATGGCGCCCGTCACTTCTTTCGGCGCGAAGCTCATCGTGCTCATCGCCTCGCCCAGCCCGGCACCCATCGCCGCGGCGCCCCCGACAATGGCGACAGCCGCCAGGCCGCCCGTGCCGGCGATCAGCACGCCTGTCACCGCAATGGCGGCGCCGATCAGCAGGCCCTTGAGTAGCCAGCTCATCGTCGGGCTGTGTCCGATCGGGTCGGTTAGTCTGGCTGCCGCGGGCATCGGGAACCTCCGTCATTGTGTCAGGATGTTTGGCCCCGCCAGTCGGCCTCTTCAAGGAAGATGCCCACCCACGCATCGAGCACGC
Encoded proteins:
- a CDS encoding cellulase family glycosylhydrolase — its product is MKNHLKPILLAGAMLCFVAGSALAALDCASAASDPDGDGWGWENGMSCQVVFKGFRVAGAVLNDAKGNAFVARGVNNPHAWFDAQAYNVLDNLAARRTNLVRVVWTMGGSAARLDQILTAIEARKMVSIVELHDGTGNNDAALLQRMADYWVRSDVLAVLKKHERTSMINIANEWGDAGKTPLQWRDDYKGPITTLRNAGLTTTLVIDNPDYGGNPNGGLWYGHDLLEHDPRHNLLFSVHMYGTFNNPDDIYNAMRDYRSNGLPLLIGEFGYDYNNGANNLNSRVDAPRLMQWAQQFGVGTVAWSTAGNDGPNAWLDLLSGWSGTTSWGNLVWYSQYGIYNTAKRASVY
- a CDS encoding tetratricopeptide repeat protein codes for the protein MTVASIPSVASQPPDPIHAQIADLCKQGDNLAATGQLEPAKQHYLAALRLLPAEHRDWQAATWIYSALGNVHFRLEKYEKALKSFQNAVQCPGGPGNPYIHLRLGQLYFERHQLDNAADELTRANMGGGIDIFMEDDPRYLAFLETRISPR
- a CDS encoding PAAR domain-containing protein codes for the protein MSWLLKGLLIGAAIAVTGVLIAGTGGLAAVAIVGGAAAMGAGLGEAMSTMSFAPKEVTGAIATTGSTDVFINGLAAARAHIDMALCSKHPGPPIPIATGSGQVYINGQPAARVDDKTGCGGSITKASGNVYIGGGTQQTDTINPENLVPGWVHASLLIVGVGSAIVLAGPVVAVGGLIGAFAGGYGGGWLGGKVFGEGSDGQKWSAIAGSFLGGFLGAKAAPKIPWTRQGAASRTDVVAQNGGTGGSRYPRTEGLGTHSSMAEMKATGALPGEHGVIITDRTVRFGDVYELGTLGGRKIEFALVTERIDGAIVKKLYSGDGWSSPVPRDARLIGHVHPNDNSMKLWPSTQDMNMVNARYFRELSQNPDARPAPTRIFWGAGDTDNTIFYPGFNKDPIPVKGR